One genomic segment of Arachis duranensis cultivar V14167 chromosome 4, aradu.V14167.gnm2.J7QH, whole genome shotgun sequence includes these proteins:
- the LOC107483115 gene encoding uncharacterized protein LOC107483115: MAVSAADNVPPFIAAQLTHLLSHFRFTLKVEQMWSGDKYNSGPFDRFTLLIPFCLDFIKWDVIYNAECPTVAPDVIFGPEDEDFHPFPMSSDDGTQASNCLSDWNYRDPARLLSLVQFLRDQYVLYQRKRVGEVDDDRLKFEISTILSREGIEMHMSSVAEKPEEVKFAVPLLDMNINKMVPSCPWRYPQKIHLQVVYPVGRKYTSAPSAPRLKLVSSSELKALFSIDDVKLPPWLDGMCLAEYLPNLEEYLEKQVSEAVSLIDLRRQFIEALAIQLGRPVEADPVFCRKATFLSATGVFTFLVHFLIPTQFPKQQPAIMLQSSQHFNSQMAPLKSRSIADYPWSPRWEPLLMAERIYEFLADEALNFKRQCSEGQLQ; encoded by the exons ATGGCTGTTTCAGCCGCAGATAACGTCCCTCCCTTCATCGCCGCCCAGCTCACTCACCTCCTCTCTCACTTTCGTTTCACTCTCAAG GTTGAACAAATGTGGTCAGGTGATAAGTACAATTCCGGCCCCTTCGATAGATTCACACTCCTCATTCCCTTCTGCTTGGACTTCATCAAGT GGGATGTTATATACAATGCCGAGTGTCCTACCGTTGCGCCTGATGTTATATTTGGACCCGAAGATGAAGACTTTCACCCATTTCCCATGTCTTCTGATGATGGAACACAAGCTAGTAACTGTTTGAGTGATTGGAACTACAGAGACCCTGCCCGCCTCCTTTCACTTGTTCAATTCTTGAG GGATCAATACGTGTTGTATCAGAGGAAGCGTGTAGGAGAAGTCGATGATGATCGGTTGAAGTTCGAAATCAGCACCATTTTATCCAGGGAG GGAATAGAAATGCACATGAGTTCTGTTGCTGAGAAG CCAGAGGAGGTTAAATTTGCTGTGCCCTTACTGGACATGAACATAAACAAGATGGTGCCTAGTTGCCCATGGAGGTATCCTCAGAAGATACACTTGCAG GTTGTATATCCTGTTGGGAGGAAATATACCTCTGCTCCTTCAGCTCCTCGGCTCAAATTGGTATCTTCTTCTGAGTTGAAAGCTCTATTTTCCATTGATGATGTCAAGCTGCCTCCTTGGTTGGATGGGAT GTGTTTGGCAGAATATCTTCCAAACTTGGAAGAATATCTTGAGAAACAG GTCTCGGAGGCTGTCTCGTTAATTGATCTAAGAAGGCAATTCATTGAAGCATTGGCCATTCAGCTAGGAAGGCcagttgaagctgatcct GTCTTCTGCAGAAAAGCAACTTTTCTTTCTGCAACTGGAGTTTTCACATTCCTG GTACACTTTCTAATTCCAACTCAGTTTCCAAAGCAACAGCCAGCTATTATGCTTCAAAGTTCACAG cattttaatTCCCAAATGGCGCCACTTAAGTCGCGTTCTATAGCTGATTATCCATGGAGTCCAAGATGGGAACCGTTGCTGATGGCTGAGCGAATCTA TGAGTTTCTGGCAGATGAAGCTTTGAACTTCAAGCGACAATGCAGCGAGGGTCAGCTTCAATAA